One genomic region from Pyxicephalus adspersus chromosome 1, UCB_Pads_2.0, whole genome shotgun sequence encodes:
- the NUAK2 gene encoding NUAK family SNF1-like kinase 2, translating into MLHIRRETEIMSSLCHPHIISINEVFENSSKIVIVMEYASQGDLYDYISERQRLSDQEARRFFRQIVSAVQFCHANGIVHRDLKLENILLDENKNVKIADFGLSNIYHSDSFLQTYCGSPLYASPEIVNGRPYIGPEVDSWSLGVLLYILVHGCMPFDGQDYKKLVAQISCGAYKEPSQPSDACGLIRWLLMVNPERRATLSDVASHWWVNWGYQQSLGEPEHTKESDSPFAIVGGWFRRSSRPLWDNSSKMRSFLRQHLPGNTITRQRSLKRSKRENMSQIISTQPPQEKIPTVPPAPKKGILKKPPQRESGYYSSPEHNEGAVMDEENDAPCSIFATEAKNPPVINTGTEGSHEPVIRKGILKRNGKFSSAGAAPELSFDAVDCSLKKEKLPLCMLTHEKVPSTVSQESILSTESFELLDFPTRFRERPRQKVRSMRASISAEDLLNLSSEDNLGSDGPKLWNMGCYQARIAESCLSLGVSEDEAMQVYRTAVLIGRDPS; encoded by the exons ATGTTGCATATCCGAAGAGAGACTGAGATAATGAGTTCCCTCTGCCATCCTCATATTATATCAATCAATGAAG TGTTTGAGAACAGCAGCAAGATAGTGATTGTTATGGAATATGCAAGCCAAGGCGACTTGTATGATTATATCAGTGAACGGCAGAGACTTAGTGACCAAGAAGCCAGAAGATTCTTTCGGCAGATTGTATCTGCTGTACAGTTTTGCCATGCG aATGGGATTGTGCATCGGGATCTAAAGCTGGAGAATATACttctggatgaaaataaaaatgtgaag ATTGCAGATTTTGGACTTTCTAACATATACCATTCAGATAGTTTTCTTCAGACCTATTGTGGTAGTCCCCTCTATGCATCACCTGAAATTGTCAACGGCAGACCTTATATAGGACCTGAG GTGGATAGCTGGTCATTAGGAGTTCTTCTCTACATTTTGGTTCATGGCTGTATGCCGTTTGATGGGCAGGATTACAAAAAACTGGTAGCTCAGATCAGTTGTGGAGCTTACAAGGAACCAAGTCAACCATCTG atgCATGTGGTTTGATTCGTTGGCTTCTGATGGTAAACCCGGAGCGAAGAGCCACATTATCAGATGTTGCCTCTCATTGGTGGGTGAACTGGGGATACCAACAATCCTTAGGTGAACCAGAGCACACAAAAGAATCCGATTCACCATTTGCTATTGTTGGTGGATGGTTTAGAAGGTCTTCTCGTCCTTTGTGGGATAACAGCTCTAAAATGCGCTCTTTCCTACGGCAGCATCTTCCAGGGAATACTATCACTCGTCAGCGCTCTCTTAAACGTTCCAAGAGAGAAAATATGAGCCAGATAATATCAACTCAACCCCCCCAAGAAAAAATCCCGACTGTGCCACCGGCTCCTAAAAAAGGTATCCTAAAAAAGCCTCCGCAGCGAGAGTCTGGTTACTATTCTTCTCCAGAACATAATGAGGGTGCTGTGATGGATGAAGAAAATGATGCACCCTGTTCCATTTTTGCCACTGAGGCAAAAAATCCACCAGTGATAAATACTGGCACAGAAGGATCACATGAACCTGTCATCAGGAAGGGTATTCTTAAACGTAATGGAAAGTTCTCATCTGCTGGAGCAGCTCCCGAGTTGTCCTTTGATGCTGTTGATTGTTCTTTAAAGAAGGAAAAGTTACCTTTATGCATGCTTACTCATGAAAAAGTACCTTCTACTGTAAGCCAAGAGAGTATTCTGTCCACTGAATCATTTGAGTTGTTGGATTTTCCAACCAGGTTCAGAGAGCGTCCAAGACAAAAAGTGCGATCTATGAGAGCTAGTATCTCTGCTGAAGATCTGTTAAACCTCAGTTCAGAGGATAACCTTGGATCAGATGGACCCAAACTCTGGAATATGGGATGCTATCAGGCACGTATAGCAGAAAGTTGCCTATCCTTGGGTGTGTCGGAGGATGAGGCAATGCAGGTTTACAGGACTGCTGTGCTCATTGGTCGAGATCCAAGCtga